In the genome of Gloeotrichia echinulata CP02, one region contains:
- a CDS encoding HAD family phosphatase, translated as MSLKAVLFDFNGVIINDERIHLQLIDEILIQENLQPQKDSERQACLGRSDRACFQELLANRGRVLSEDSLTQLLKRKAQAYVLELAKIEKLPLYPGLEDLIFQVRSQNLKLGLVSGAIGKEIELVLERAKLAEYFTVIVAGDDITTSKPDPTGYLLAVERLNQKYPDLDLQPQECLAIEDTPAGIAAGKRAGMQVVGVANTYPFHMLQRCCNWTVDYLSDLELERVQEIYSQKELQSAASE; from the coding sequence ATGAGTTTAAAGGCTGTTCTGTTTGATTTTAATGGTGTCATCATTAACGATGAGCGAATTCACCTGCAACTGATAGATGAGATCCTGATTCAAGAAAATCTGCAACCCCAAAAGGATAGTGAGCGTCAAGCTTGTTTAGGACGCAGCGATCGCGCTTGTTTTCAAGAACTACTGGCTAATCGTGGTAGAGTCCTCAGTGAGGACAGTTTAACTCAGTTGCTGAAGCGCAAAGCACAAGCTTATGTGCTAGAATTGGCGAAAATCGAAAAACTGCCTTTATATCCAGGTTTAGAAGATTTGATATTTCAGGTGCGATCGCAAAATCTCAAACTAGGATTGGTCAGTGGTGCCATTGGCAAAGAAATAGAATTGGTGCTAGAACGCGCTAAACTGGCAGAATATTTTACAGTTATCGTCGCCGGTGACGACATCACCACCAGTAAACCCGATCCAACTGGTTATTTGCTAGCAGTGGAACGCCTGAATCAGAAATATCCCGACTTGGATCTACAACCACAAGAATGTCTAGCAATTGAAGATACTCCAGCGGGGATAGCAGCAGGAAAACGCGCCGGGATGCAGGTAGTAGGTGTGGCGAATACATACCCATTCCACATGTTACAGCGCTGCTGTAACTGGACTGTGGATTATCTAAGTGATTTAGAACTCGAACGAGTGCAGGAAATTTATTCCCAAAAAGAGTTACAGTCTGCAGCCAGTGAATGA